The nucleotide window CTGAGTATGCTTACGCAGAGTTAGAAGAATTGAATGCCAGAGCAATTCGACTTCCATACTCAGTGAGTGATCGATACTAAAAGAGCGGCCCTTGGACTGCGTAATTGAcagagatttttttatattgatattatatttctttCAGAACGATGACTTCAGTATGCTCATTATACTGCCGAACGAAATTGAAGGGCTGCCGAATttagaacaaaatttcaatcgaggAAGTATTGAAAGTACTTATTGGAGATCGGGCAAAGTAGAGTTGTTCTTACCCAAGTTCAAAGTTGAATCCACAATAAATcttgaagaaattttacaaGAGGTGAGTCCGCAGTTGATTGGTATAAGAGTTCAAGTCTTGGTATTAAAGCCTTTAGGCAATACaatgttattttgttttcattatttctgtTCCACCTTAGTCACAAtagtaaaattttctgcatCGAATGTGACATAATTTTCTTGCAATATAACTATTATTACGTAACCTATAGCACCATTACTGAATGACAAAGAATTAAACATAGCAAACAAGGTAAAGaaactttgtaaaaaattttgaattttttttattcgcgcCACTGAGAATCATCTCGATTTGTTCGCATTAGGCATACTGTCTTTATCAAAtcattcaacaaaattctatTGCTTATCATTTCAGATGGGGATAAAGCAGGTATTTACCGATTTTGCAGACTTGAGTGGGATTTCACAAGCCCCATTAAAGGTTGGGCACGTCCTTCAGAAAGCATTTATTGAGGTCAACGAGGAGGGATCTGAAGCTGCCGCAGCTACTTGTATGTACTTTATACTAAATGCCAATTAATCTGGAATGGATTCTAgtctgaaatttcaaaattgctATAAAAATCAGATTATAACTTTTTGCCATACAGTCATTTTACTCTTCTAACACTTCTATCTCAATAATTGtccaaataaaattattgacatatacaatattttttattccacagTGGTTCAAATAAGATGCAGAAGAATGGCGAGTCCGCCGGAAGTCTTCGATGTCAACAGACCATTCATGTTCGCTATTCAACATAAGCCGAGTAAAATTCCGATATTCGTTGGCAGTATTAGAGATTTACAGATGCTTCCAACAAAAGACGAATTGTAACCAGATTCACTGTTTCTCAAGGGGACAACACGCTAATTGCAATGTTGGTCTTACTGTTAAACAATGCTGGCCTTCAAGTATATGTACTGTCTAATTACAAATCCTATCGCCTTCTGTGGTATTTTACGTATATGTATTCACTGTACATATTGTTACGTTTGAATTTAACAATTTATATCtcaaatttcagaaaaaacaacgaaactCTATTGATCTATAATCAGTATTTACGTATAAACATCTAACATTGTATTTATGCAATTTGATGAATTGCGTTGctgtatttgaaattatttttatcaaacttgCACGACAGTCATAATTATCATGAAACATTCATAACTCCTACAATTGTTCGAcagcttttttctttatatttgtATTGTTATGTCACGTAATCATTTTCACTATCAAATTAAAATCCATATgagtaatttaataataaattagatCATATAGATGGATTGACAAACATTTCTGTATCAAGACAATACATTCCATATCTCTGCTCTATGTATTGATATTATTAACATTACTAATAttgatgttattattattattattattattattgttattattattattattgttattatcattaactcgaaaaagtattcaaatatatttattgatcTTGTGTATGTGTCAGAAAAAGAAGctgtttgaaataaaagacACTCGATGTTTTAACGGCGTGTTGTGTGATCCCAGAATGTAgaacaataaaatttgaacaagtaattatacaaaatattttcattactcGGTTACAAAACGGAGTTATAACCACattaaattgtgaattttcacAAGACTTTCGTCCTCCAATTACAATATGCAATAAGTTGAATCggagtaaaaaagaaattattattgcttATTAAACTGAATGAATAATAGTTCATCGTCGAAATTAGGAACATTTTAAAAACTTCACGGACCAAATGAGAATTCAATGTAACACATGTCacagaaagagaaagaattttgaaggaatacattttttcacctgTCTAAACAGCTTCTCATGGTATAACTTAACTTGGAAAAATGTTTACAATATAACTGTTTTCATTAGTCTtctaaaatattattgtatgaaTTTATTTCGGATACTATCACAACGTGCCAAACTTCAGAGAACACCTGCACAAATAACGCAGTGAAGAGATGTATACAGTGAAGAGATACTGATACAGAGTGAAGCTCGATGAACAATTCAACCACTCAACAAAGTAAtggttatttaattttttgagattttattaaaatcaagCTTAGAGTTAATTTCGATTAAGCCTCGTCACAATCCAAATCACTTCGATTAAGCAATCGAAATACCAATAACGGAAGCCCTTTTGATTACATGATTCAGTGTTTGTTCACCGATCGTAATTAACAAACATTATTGCAGTTGTTTTGCAATTCTCGCGGCCGAGATACTCAAGGTTAACAAAATATAGTAAGAGTTGCTTCATCTTTTATCAGGAAACACTTTTGAATATGTAATGTTGTTTTCTTAACAGCGGGAAGGGTTTCGGCAGGTATGGACACCGTATACTTGCCGATATTTAAATACAAAGTTGCAAACCAAAAGCGTTGCTTGGTCAGTCGCACGTCAAGTATCAAACAACGATAATATCATGGAGGAATACATTCGCGTTGAAGTTGTGCCAGAAATATTGAAGTACTACAACAAAACCGATAGCAAAGTTGATAAATACGAGCTGCGATCTCTGCAAGGAGAGTTAAATAGTTTCAACTCATGTTTGTATGGTTTGAATTTAAGTATTTCAGGAAATGAAGATTATTCTTTCTTACTCAAAACTATAGTAGACGACTTGGAAAGACAAAAGTTATCAGAGAGTCGCATACGATTCACCAACGAAGCTCACATTTACAATGTCGTAGTGCCAATATTCAAAAAActaatgtttcaaaaaaatgtcaagttCGTACCAGACGTTCCTTACGCTCTGATCAAAGACGTGAGATCAAAAGAGAAACTGGACCCCCTAGATGGTATCATCGTCGtagaaaatttggtaaaacaAGGATACAAAGTGGCGCCGGGGAAAACTCTTGGTATGGAACATTGTGTCGTTGCAGTGGAACAATTGGGAAGGTACGAAATTGAATCTTTCACATttaattcatgtaaaaatgtggataaaaaatactcaaattgaatttttataaaaacatCTACGATTTTTTAGAAAGACTTAGCAAAACAATCCCCTGTCTTTTACAatcgaaagaaattataattcaCCAACCTTTCAAAGGGAAAACAGATTCATATTCATAGCGCATAATCCAACAGCGTCACATTCATTGTTATCGGTATCAAACAAGATgcaatgattaaaaaatttgcatttaaCTTTTCACAGATGGCACGCGTTGTCTTTAGCCATGAAAGAGCTAAATTCAGAACAATTTCATCAAGAAGTATTATCTGGATTTGAAGAATCTACCTGGAGCAGGAAATCCGGTGTCCAAGTTCGTGAAACAATAACCATTTGTTTGAAAAGACTTTTCAAGTATGcaaattatccaaaaaattcaaagactTACGAAGCAATGAAGACACTGGAGAGGGAGAACGAGGATCTTTTACAATACGTGGAGAAGCTCATTATGAGTAGCAGAAAGTCAAAATTGAGCGTTTTATGCCACGGTGAATACGCTCAAAGTAATCTGCTCTACAAGTAcggtaaaaatgaaacaccGATAAGCGTAATTCCAGTCGATTACCAGCTGACTCGTTTCGCATCACCAGCTTTCGACTTGTCACACTTCTTTTATCTGAATACCAGTCGcgaaatacaagaaaaatatttcctcgacctaatgaaaaaatatcacgcATCTTTGGTATCGACGATGAGCGAAATTCTGACATACAATAAATGGCCCAAGGATATATCTGCCGTACTTCCATCGCTGGACTCTATTTTAGAAGACTATCACCAGTACGGTGCCTACGGTTTGATTTATGCACTATTTTTTGTCCCATGGATGATGGGTACCGAAGAAGAATTTGTCAACATAAATAAGGCTGGTCAATCGGGCAACAGAATGAGCGcagaattttcaaacgctGTATGGGCTATTGGAGGTGAAGCTGGGACAAATGcggtgcttgaaatttttgacataGCTGTAGCGTTGCACAAAGTAAACATATAACAGATTCACAGAGCAGAAAAATCCAATTTCTGGCATCCTAACAATTGGAGAAACTAAATTTTCCGcactgtgaaattttgaaagcaaatttttccatttcaatttcAGAATGTTGTAtatgatttcgaaaataaaaaaacttttaagaGTTCATGGATTCTCACTTCACTTATATCcgtattgttattaaaatattgtttcaaatGACTAAAAGAAAATGCTGTCAAAGTtcgagctcttaatattaatattgagaGGTGCATCGTCGGAAAAGTTATTTTATGttgatattaagagctcaaaattttacagcattattttttacttgaattttgaaaaaaaaatagtcaactTTTTTTATAGAATCTAGTGTACACTCACATTCACAGATGTGAAAATCTTGCAAGTTTTATGTCTCTGGGCCTTACCATTTTCGAGAAATAATTTGATccatttaataattttttcaaattggaTTTTTATCTGTGAATTTTTAGCACTTTCTGTTCTTGAAAAAAAGACACGACCCAAGGTGTCTcagcataaaaaaaagtttgatctTTCCGaagatgaaatttattttgagGTAAATCCTCAGGACGGGTCAAAGAACCCTTGGACAGAGTTTTCTCTCcgaattcaattcattttgaaatttttgtccgcGATAATGGATCCGAcaacttcaatttttaaaatccgaTTACAGATTCGTATTCATCGataactttctcggaaatgaattattccgtTAATttacacgatttttttcaatcaattcgTATCTAACAATAgtattttacattatatcccaataattactctcgagtattgaaaacctattgGTATACCATCAGAATTAGCAAAAAACCGCAAATAAGTACGTTGAaaagttctctaaatatacaaaaaatggatatgAGAAAGCGATCGACGTTTACATTATGttcttgaattaaaaattcatggtacatttgtaaaaataaaaatgactcACTTTTCATTTAGTTGGCAAAAGTGATGTTTTTTCAGGTGTATTTGCATCGGATACTTTGTATCCCgtaataaaacattttcaataaGATCGTTTACTTTCTCAAAACTCTGGTCAAAAGTAAACCAAGACCTTTTGCAAGGTTTGGAAGTTCATTAACTATTTTAACACTCATCCATACATTAAGTAACTTATCTCTGATTCACAAAAACCGTAATTAGTAATTATCACGATTCAAGGAACTTTGTtttaaaagtagaaaaaacgaaaaagacaGTGTACACAGTTAAGTGTATACAGTGTATACAGTTAAAATTCTTAAAGGTGTTTTGGAACGTTTATTTAAACAGTCAATGTAAATTCTTAAGGTGTGATAAAATGTCCTAACGACATGTTTTTCAGATCAAGTTAAGTATAATGAGCCACTTGTGATTGTGCAGTTGAAGCGAACGCATCATGGAAGAATACATTCGCGTTGAGGTGCTGCCAGACATTTTTACATACTATGAAAAAACTGATTATAAACTTGTCAACTTTGAGCTACAGTCATTGGAATCGGATCTACACGGTTTCTCCTCAAATTTACTTGATTTGAACTTGAGTATCCTGGTGAAAAAAGATGGAATTCTGGCAGAAGAAGCTTACTCCCTGCTCGTAAAATGTATAAAGGACGATTGCATAAGGCAAAAACTAATGGAGAGTTGGACCCAATTCTCCAATGAAACCCAACTTTACCGTACCATCTGTCCAATATTCAAGAAACTGATTGATTTCAAGTTATTCCCAGATTGTCCTTACGCTGTGTTTAAAAAGGTTACGTCGAAAGAGAATATGGCTCCGACAGATGGTATTGTGATCCTTGAGAATTTGACGAAAGAAGGGTATAAATTAGCGCAGCAAAAAATTCTTGATATGGGACACTGTGTAAGCGCATTGGAACACCTGGGCAGGTGAGTGAAAACTAAtctttacaatttattttcggAAGCAAAACAAATTAAGAAACCTTGTAAGTATGGTATTGTACTTAATCATTGAACACCAAGATAAAGATTACTATAATTAATCATCGTTCGatattttatgtaatataaaatatttcaaaaatttcatgtcaTTTATTGCAGATGGCACGCACTGTCTTTAATTAGTAAAGAACTGCATCCGGAACAGTTTAATGACCAAATACTGACTGGACTTAAAGAATGTACCTGGACTGAAAAATCAGGTGCCACAGTTCGTCAAATTATTGCCATGTGTGTAACGCGactattcaacaatgcgaaatatgaagaaaatcCGCAAACCTACAAAGCAATGAAAATACTGGAAAGACATACAGAAAATATGAGAGAGTACATGGAAACACTTATAGCGAGAAGTAGCAAATCCAAATTGAGTGTCATATGCCACGGTGATTACTGCCGAAATAATATTCTCTTCAAATacgatgaaaatgaaagacCAGCGAGCGCAATTGCAATTGACTATCAGTATCTACGTTTTGGATCAGTAGCTCTCGACttgtcatattttatttacatgaaTGCGGATAAAGAAGTACGTGAAAATTCTTTGACGGAACTGATAAAGAAGTATCATGCGTCTTTAGTATCAACGATGAAAGAAGTTTTGATATcggaaacaaaaagaaacaatcCCAATGCGAAGTCTTTGGTACTACCATCGCTGGATTCAATTTTAGAAGACTTTCGCCAATTCGGTGTCTTTGGCTTGATTTATGGAATTTCTTTTATGCCAAGCACAATGGGTActgaagaagaaatgaaacaattaGTCGAATTAATTACGAACCCGAAAGGCACTGAATTTCGTAATGCGATTTATTCTGTCGGAGGTGACGCCGGCACAAACACGATAATTCAAATGTTCGAAACAGCTGTTACACTGGATCAAGTTATTATAGAATGAATTATAAACGTGAGGTTCTTATATAATGCATCTGTTTATATGTATGATGAATTATTGTTTTGTAACATAAGTAATCAAATTCAACTTTGAACATTTCAatctgataataaaaattctaagCTTGCAATcgcaaatcattttttcaccaactCAGTGTACACTGTTCGTTCATCCAATGATTGTATTTATTCAGGAATTCGCAATTTGCAATGAATAGGCTAAAAAGATAATTCGACCGCTATGACTCATAGCATAAGACAACAATATTCAAGTTGTTTTTGGAATACTTGCATTCAAATTAAGtacaacaaattattaacatattataattatgttaCACGAGTGCGCTTATCAGTAAAACTGGAGAAAAACTGCAAACCGAAACTTCCTTCCTGCCAGTTAAACTGAGTATATCATGGAGGAATATATTCGCACTGAAATCGTACCAAAAGTTTTACAATATTCTAAGAAGAATGATTGCAAACTTACTAGATGTGAAGTCcgatctttgaaaaataatgtgattaaTTTCAGTTCCATTTTGTTCGATTTGAATATGAGTATTTTGGTGGAAAATAGTCATACCTTAgtagaagaaaattaattgttaattataaAAAGTATACTCAATGATCCCACAAAAAGGcaacaatattcgaatttaattcaattcagCAACGAAATTCACATTTATAGAAccgtttttcaatattcaagaAACAACTGTGCcaaagaaattttgaattatttccaaaCGTTCCTTACGCCACGATGAGCAAAATTGCCAGGTCAAAAGAGAATCTGAAACGAGACAGTATTGTGGTTCTGGAAAATCTAATGACAGAAAGATTTAAATTGGCGCCTGAATCTATTTTAGACATGTATCACTGTGTTATGGCATTAGAACAATTAGGAAGGTACGAAAGGAAAGCCTACAATCCAAAATACCTCATAAATATTGTATTAATAGAATCCAGGAAatacgtgaaaattattttctcaagctaataaataaatatcacgAATCCCTCATATCAACAATGAAGGAGCTTTCAAtgagaaataagaaataaaaattccaatttttcatctatcaCCCTACCGTCGCTCGATTCTATTTTGGAAGAGTTTCGCCAATACGGTCTCTTCGGCATACTCCCTCGGAATACTCACAAAAGTAAGCTCAtgtgattttataaaaatgacaaataatACAAGGGACATCTTAATTGAAAATGCTGTACATCATTGCCGAAAtatatttcttcaaaataaatgaaaaaaggaagcagaaaaaaaatgttcgtaaTCACCTTTACATTTAAGTGAATAAACTGTACACCCGATCTACTAAGTCGTTCTTTCTACCAACTGGATTTTCACCAACGCTCTTCAGGTAGTCTTTCAGTTCCGCTACCGTACAACTCTTCACCTATAAATATGTTATAATACTTGTTAGGAACGATCAATTTACAGAACAGTTTTCCAAGATAAGAAAAATGTGTGTGCGCAGAATATGCAAACACAggttaaaattatttcaactttaGATCcaacaaagtttcaaattcacgAAAGACTGCAACAGCTTACATAAAGATAATTTGCTTACTTGTTTAGCTTGTACAAGCTCTTCGAAATTTAATGTTCTCTTATTAGTATTCTTCGTTTCGCCAtggctgtccacttcaattttaaaaagatCTCTAAATTGACCCAACCTATGACTAGCAGCTTCTTTGTCAGGTACTAGGATGGAGAACAGGttgtaagaatttttaaattctgcaGGTGgttaaattgaatgaaaagtcATTGTCAACGAGATAACTATCATTTACTCACTCGTGGTATCGAACGGGATCTTGCAGGAATCTTTGTCCATTGCCAATGATTCAATGTGAGCCAATTCTGTGTGCAACTTAGGATTTTTAAACATAACAGGATCGTATTTTATGGATGTTTTTTTGATAAAGTTATAACAAAGATCCACCGTTTCATTGTTTATTGGACATTTATTGTCTGTGTCATTATAGTAATACTGGGACAGTACTGAAGAAAAATCTCGTACATTCTCTGaaacataaaatttcaatttcaattttaatttttaaagtaATTTAGTCAAATATGTCACCAAATAagctataaaaatttatactaaaTTCAAACCTGCGAATGGTAATTTGTACGCATAAAAGCCGGTCAATGTGACAGACGGTATCAACGCATACAAGTAAGACGGTGATCGACTACGTAATGTTACCACACAAATAGCCATTACATGTTTGGTATCGCACTTTTGCAGCAATGCAGCAAACAAAGCTTTGCTACCTGAAATTAAGAATTTGATAAATCACAAGAGGATTTGTTAAATGTGGCATCAGTAGCCAGTCAAGTAACGTTTTATTGCTTACCTTGAAGTTGCGATTCATTGTAGGTGACAAAGTTTGGTGCTTCTAAATGATGCGAAAAATCCAATTTACTTATCGGTTTAAAACCAAGCAAAGTGATCCCTGGTTCACGTGAATTACTCAGTTTCGACGATTCTTGCAGTGAAAATCTGATAGATCGTCCACCGAACTGTTGGTAATTGTAGACATTTTCAGAAAGAACTACTTTCTCTCCGATAGACTCTTCATTTTCGTCTGTATCTTCCTCGTCCTAAGCATATTGAGGTTTATAGAAAAAGATTTGATACACCAATtagcagaaaaaaataataaactgtAGTGCTGAATTTAATAAGAGAAACATTCACTACACTCAAGATATCTCACTTTCAAATAATGCAGCAATAACGGAACATTATAATCTACAAACTATGGTTCCGCTAAATGGGTATATTTTATGCCTTGGCGTGTTTaggtaaaatataaaataatgcaTACCTCTGAGTAACCTGCCTCAGCTTTTCTGTAATAGGAATATGCATCCAATGGCTCATTATTAACTTTACTCAATCGTATTTGCCTgggaaattttgttttcctgtaataaaattctcgAATGGTTAATTGGTAACGAATTTGCCATAAGATTTAGTTAACTAACAGTACATCTTCTGCTCACTGTGAGTAAGAAATTGACTGGTTTATGATACAAAGGACGCACAGATGCTAAATTTTAATTCTCCACCAATCATATCACAACTCCGAGTCGTTAAATCCATAAGAAATACTATTTCCAATTAGAAATTTCCGAAAAACAAGGAATAAAATGCAACATACGCCGTGATAGTGCTGACAGATACTCCTAATTTGACACCATTTCCAAGAGTCCACTGAAGTTTAGCAGTAATTCTGGATGCGTGTTTAATTTCCTCTTCCAAATCAGTCAATAATGTTCTTTCGTAATCTTCAGCTTTGTCAAATTTCCCAGAGTGTACTTCTAATTCGTCAAAAAAATGTGACGGATTCCATTCCGTTCCCAATCCAACGACTGAGAGGCGTATATTCAGATTAGAACAATCATCCGCTTTTAATCTGATACGATGCTTTTCCATGTGATCATTGGCATACGGATTATCGGAACGTGTAAGCAGTACGATATGCCGGAATGGCATTGTAATTTTGACTGCATTAAAACATCGGGTAGCATACCACAATGCATCATAAAGTGGATATTCTGTTGAGGAGCCTACATCATCGTGAAACTTATCTACATTTAATACTGAAACAATAgttttagattattttttcaactttggcaaatttttggatgaatttcaaacagtaaCAGAGTTATGTTTACTAGATGAGTTTTTATCATTCAGATCTTATTCAAGTTATCATAGATTCAACAGAATAATTTTACCAAATGAAGTTCCTTACTTTGTTATCTTactataaaatgaaataaacggtgaaacaaattataagtagaaaataataaatattataaaatatatatgaaataaTTTGCTCACAAGCTTCATCGATCTTTATCATTTGATCTATAGAAACTTCCTTGAAAGTTAGCCAGGTGAAAACATGTTTGATTTCTGGATCCTGGTCCCACTTATTTGTACCCATCAATATAATACCCATCCAATCGGTTTTGTTCCATGACAATTTTTCTGccaatatatttttgtatgcctgcaagaataaataattttatatggATAGATTTGATGATTCGGAGCAAGGAAATACGACAAGTTACATTCTCCACTGGCAGAGACGATTtccaaaatatatattacgaagtgattttaataattgttttgAATATAAACGTACTTACCTCGAGACACTGcgaaaaatacgatttttcatGTTCCGGATCAATTTCGAACATCTCTTTCGTAGCGTCGATGATGAATATAACCCCGTCTCGagaacaataatttattttcgattcTTCGGATTCCGGCAGATTGTCGATGTGCAACTGGAAATTGTCTACTTCcgtcattttatttcacgccAATAGCGACACAAAGTAAGTAGTTACGAAACACGTagtaaaagaaattattaaaatatttaaaaaagaacACAACTTCGTTCACCGCCTTCGCAGCAgcagtttgacagctgacgTAATCAACGAAATCCAAACAAGTCGCAACAGGTTAATCGTTCGACAGTGAGGTTAGCTCAAATTCGAGCAGTGTTACCAGCTATTGGACTGTCCAGGCCTGGTACAATCAGTTCGATTTCATTTTGTGCGGTAACAAAGATTCGGGGTGCGTTACGAAATTAACTTCCAGTGCCaatctttcatctcttttaCGCATTCAAATTCATAACTAGTTCTGCCTCTGCCATACAGAGCGCTGCCAGGAAATTCCGGAACGCAACCCCCGGTATCAAAACTAAAACGGCCACGATGTATAGAAAGTGTCAAGAGGGGTAAAACATTGTGGGGGGGAAAAATGTTCATTCAGTCTCGGAACCGCAGGGTATCAAGTTCATGTGAACAGAGCACAGTGAAGCTTGAAAAAACATATATACCTAAATCTTTCACATCATACTTTCGTTGGAAAGAATATGTATGACATCGACCCGTAAATGGcgtaagaaaattattaaacataTCTTCAAAGTGTGCATATATCACATAAGATTCTTAAGCAAAAATTTGTGGCTATTGtgaagtgaaatttcaaagttttatcaCACCtgtgaataaaaacaaatttgaaacgtgtgtaaaaaattcaatttattcactggcaatacttgaaatttcaaattacaatacCATTGTATTTTACTCAATAACACATGCAcacagtagaaaaaaaaaattcggaatatTCCCCATCTTTCAAGTCAAACATCATTAGTGTGGatagagagaaggaaaaagaaagaacaaagcAAAAATAGGTTTGGTGGCATGACGGCCGGCGATCCTCTTCTTCGTAATGTCTCTTCAGGTGCAGCGCTATTGGATTGACGCTGTTGGATaatcaaatatacatatatggtcTAAATGAATCTCACACTGCATTTCCTTGCCTACTCGGAAAACTCTAGCTATTTCTACCTGTTCACCTATATTTAGCCTACATTTTCCTGTTCTCACCAACACAATCATTCATCCACGATCATACCGTGGTTTGATGACTTACTTTGTTGTTGTATCTGTAGCGGTTAAACAGGTTAGTTTCACATCCTATATTGATTACCGAATACATCCTACAAGTTTTGActtcaagaaaaatttcaaacaatgatTTTAAAGTGTAAAGTAATAGAGAATTTAGTGATCAAGTAATCGAGTTATTTGGTGAACTACGGAATTAAATTTGTGATAAGCAAACTGTGTTCATAGAAAATAATGATATACAGACACGTACGGACTTCAGTTTTAGAGTAAGATCTTAGCATTTACTATTTAGAAGAAAGTTTTACTTTGCACCAAAGTATAGCAACTAATGAAGCTGAATTTAACAGCCAATGCTTGCACTCAAAATTAGTTGACGTCTttgaaactagaaaaattcagtaaaattcTATGACTAACTATGAgtcataaaatttaaaaaaattttaatctttgGATATTTTACTCAATGCTGTAATAACAACGATTTGACTGTAGGCTAAAATATGCAGACATGAATATCGTTTCAATGTTGCCACCATGCCACACAAGCGACagtaagagagaaaaagacgGATAAAAGTGTCACGCTCACTCTGCCAGTGTTGAAATATTACGTCAACTGGCAAAGTGTCGAGGAATGAACGACATGCGAGGCTTACCCATCGCCCACCACCTTAGAATGTCATTTCACTCGACCAGGTCATCCTCACAACAGAGAACCACAGCTTATCCATGCCGCTTCATGTCTCACTATGCTGCTACCAACTGATTTGAAATGCTTAACTCTTCTCCGAGTTCACTATCACTATCTCAATGTATATActctgaaacaaaaagaaagttgataattatatttgcGTTGCAATTTACAAATTACTCACTGaccaattaattatttacattaaaaaaaaaagtttcacacAAAGCATGAATAATTCCATACTTAAGTAACCTTATTATACCAAAATCAAAACTGCTTGCATCT belongs to Neodiprion lecontei isolate iyNeoLeco1 chromosome 5, iyNeoLeco1.1, whole genome shotgun sequence and includes:
- the LOC107219159 gene encoding uncharacterized protein LOC107219159, coding for MEEYIRVEVVPEILKYYNKTDSKVDKYELRSLQGELNSFNSCLYGLNLSISGNEDYSFLLKTIVDDLERQKLSESRIRFTNEAHIYNVVVPIFKKLMFQKNVKFVPDVPYALIKDVRSKEKLDPLDGIIVVENLVKQGYKVAPGKTLGMEHCVVAVEQLGRWHALSLAMKELNSEQFHQEVLSGFEESTWSRKSGVQVRETITICLKRLFKYANYPKNSKTYEAMKTLERENEDLLQYVEKLIMSSRKSKLSVLCHGEYAQSNLLYKYGKNETPISVIPVDYQLTRFASPAFDLSHFFYLNTSREIQEKYFLDLMKKYHASLVSTMSEILTYNKWPKDISAVLPSLDSILEDYHQYGAYGLIYALFFVPWMMGTEEEFVNINKAGQSGNRMSAEFSNAVWAIGGEAGTNAVLEIFDIAVALHKVNI
- the LOC107219150 gene encoding uncharacterized protein LOC107219150 — translated: MEEYIRVEVLPDIFTYYEKTDYKLVNFELQSLESDLHGFSSNLLDLNLSILVKKDGILAEEAYSLLVKCIKDDCIRQKLMESWTQFSNETQLYRTICPIFKKLIDFKLFPDCPYAVFKKVTSKENMAPTDGIVILENLTKEGYKLAQQKILDMGHCVSALEHLGRWHALSLISKELHPEQFNDQILTGLKECTWTEKSGATVRQIIAMCVTRLFNNAKYEENPQTYKAMKILERHTENMREYMETLIARSSKSKLSVICHGDYCRNNILFKYDENERPASAIAIDYQYLRFGSVALDLSYFIYMNADKEVRENSLTELIKKYHASLVSTMKEVLISETKRNNPNAKSLVLPSLDSILEDFRQFGVFGLIYGISFMPSTMGTEEEMKQLVELITNPKGTEFRNAIYSVGGDAGTNTIIQMFETAVTLDQVIIE
- the LOC107219193 gene encoding X-ray repair cross-complementing protein 6 isoform X1 yields the protein MYSVINIGCETNLFNRYRYNNKLHIDNLPESEESKINYCSRDGVIFIIDATKEMFEIDPEHEKSYFSQCLEAYKNILAEKLSWNKTDWMGIILMGTNKWDQDPEIKHVFTWLTFKEVSIDQMIKIDEALLNVDKFHDDVGSSTEYPLYDALWYATRCFNAVKITMPFRHIVLLTRSDNPYANDHMEKHRIRLKADDCSNLNIRLSVVGLGTEWNPSHFFDELEVHSGKFDKAEDYERTLLTDLEEEIKHASRITAKLQWTLGNGVKLGVSVSTITAKTKFPRQIRLSKVNNEPLDAYSYYRKAEAGYSEDEEDTDENEESIGEKVVLSENVYNYQQFGGRSIRFSLQESSKLSNSREPGITLLGFKPISKLDFSHHLEAPNFVTYNESQLQGSKALFAALLQKCDTKHVMAICVVTLRSRSPSYLYALIPSVTLTGFYAYKLPFAENVRDFSSVLSQYYYNDTDNKCPINNETVDLCYNFIKKTSIKYDPVMFKNPKLHTELAHIESLAMDKDSCKIPFDTTIPDKEAASHRLGQFRDLFKIEVDSHGETKNTNKRTLNFEELVQAKQVKSCTVAELKDYLKSVGENPVGRKNDLVDRVYSLFT
- the LOC107219193 gene encoding X-ray repair cross-complementing protein 6 isoform X2, encoding MFEIDPEHEKSYFSQCLEAYKNILAEKLSWNKTDWMGIILMGTNKWDQDPEIKHVFTWLTFKEVSIDQMIKIDEALLNVDKFHDDVGSSTEYPLYDALWYATRCFNAVKITMPFRHIVLLTRSDNPYANDHMEKHRIRLKADDCSNLNIRLSVVGLGTEWNPSHFFDELEVHSGKFDKAEDYERTLLTDLEEEIKHASRITAKLQWTLGNGVKLGVSVSTITAKTKFPRQIRLSKVNNEPLDAYSYYRKAEAGYSEDEEDTDENEESIGEKVVLSENVYNYQQFGGRSIRFSLQESSKLSNSREPGITLLGFKPISKLDFSHHLEAPNFVTYNESQLQGSKALFAALLQKCDTKHVMAICVVTLRSRSPSYLYALIPSVTLTGFYAYKLPFAENVRDFSSVLSQYYYNDTDNKCPINNETVDLCYNFIKKTSIKYDPVMFKNPKLHTELAHIESLAMDKDSCKIPFDTTIPDKEAASHRLGQFRDLFKIEVDSHGETKNTNKRTLNFEELVQAKQVKSCTVAELKDYLKSVGENPVGRKNDLVDRVYSLFT